Proteins found in one Oncorhynchus mykiss isolate Arlee chromosome 3, USDA_OmykA_1.1, whole genome shotgun sequence genomic segment:
- the LOC110508611 gene encoding 60S ribosomal protein L18, translating into MTFGRRDDHTGSNSKTANENACDLRNRGDVFIARQRPFLFPFHSGSKMGVDIRHNKDRKVHRKEPKSQDIYLRLLVKLYRFLARRSTAPFNKVVLRRLFMSRTHRPPISVSRMIRKMKLPGRENRTAVVVGTVTDDVRIQDIPKLKVCALKVTDGARRRILKAGGQVMTFDQLALAAPKGQGTVLLSGPRKGREVYRHFGKACGTPHSHTKPYIRSKGRKFERARGRRSSRGYKA; encoded by the exons atgactTTTGGACGACGTGATGATCACACAGGAAGTAATAGCAAAACAGCCAACGAAAACGCGTGTGACCTCCGTAATCGCGGAGATGTGTTTATCGCGAGACAGCGACCCTTCCTTTTTCCTTTCCACTCTGGGTCTAAGATG GGAGTTGACATCCGACACAACAAGGACCGTAAGGTGCACCGAAAGGAGCCCAAGAGTCAGGATATCTACCTGAGGCTCCTGGTCAAG CTGTACAGATTCTTGGCCCGTCGCTCCACTGCTCCCTTCAACAAGGTGGTCCTCAGGAGGCTCTTCATGAGCAGGACCCACAGGCCTCCGATATCAGTGTCTCGCATG ATCCGTAAGATGAAACTGCCTGGTCGTGAGAACCGAACCGCAGTTGTCGTGGGAACCGTCACTGATGATGTCAGAATTCAGGATATCCCCAAGCTCAAG GTGTGCGCTCTGAAGGTAACTGACGGCGCTCGCCGCAGGATCCTGAAGGCCGGAGGTCAGGTCATGACCTTTGACCAGCTAGCTCTGGCTGCCCCCAAAGGACAGGGCACCGTGCTGCTGTCAG GACCCCGTAAGGGCAGAGAGGTGTACAGGCATTTTGGAAAAGCCTGTGGAACCCCCCACAGCCACACCAA gcCCTACATTCGCTCCAAGGGCAGGAAGTTTGAGCGTGCTCGTGGGCGCAGATCCAGCCGTGGATACAAGGCCTAA